One window of Bos javanicus breed banteng chromosome 1, ARS-OSU_banteng_1.0, whole genome shotgun sequence genomic DNA carries:
- the EIF4A2 gene encoding eukaryotic initiation factor 4A-II isoform X2: protein MSGGSADYNREHGGPEGMDPDGVIESNWNEIVDNFDDMNLKESLLRGIYAYGFEKPSAIQQRAIIPCIKGYDVIAQAQSGTGKTATFAISILQQLEIEFKETQALVLAPTRELAQQIQKVILALGDYMGATCHACIGGTNVRNEMQKLQAEAPHIVVGTPGRVFDMLNRRYLSPKWIKMFVLDEADEMLSRGFKDQIYEIFQKLNTSIQVVLLSATMPTDVLEVTKKFMRDPIRILVKKEELTLEGIKQFYINVEREEWKLDTLCDLYETLTITQAVIFLNTRRKVDWLTEKMHARDFTVSALHGDMDQKERDVIMREFRSGSSRVLITTDLLARGIDVQQVSLVINYDLPTNRENYIHRIGRGGRFGRKGVAINFVTEEDKRILRDIETFYNTTVEEMPMNVADLI from the exons ATGTCTGGTGGCTCCGCGGATTATAACAG AGAACATGGCGGCCCAGAGGGAATGGACCCCGATGGTGTCATCGAG aGCAACTGGAATGAGATTGTTGATAACTTTGATGATATGAACTTAAAGGAGTCTCTTCTTCGGGGCATCTATGCTTATGGTTTTGAGAAGCCATCAGCTATTCAGCAGAGAGCTATTATTCCATGTATTAAAG GGTATGATGTGATTGCTCAAGCTCAGTCAGGTACTGGCAAGACAGCCACATTTGCTATTTCCATCCTGCAACAGTTGGAGATTGAGTTCAAGGAGACCCAAGCACTAGTATTGGCCCCCACCAGAGAACTGGCTCAACAG ATCCAAAAGGTAATTCTGGCACTTGGAGATTATATGGGAGCAACTTGTCATGCCTGCATTGGTGGAACAAATGTtcgaaatgaaatgcaaaaactgCAGGCTGAAGCACCACATATTGTTGTTGGAACACCAGGGAGAGTGTTTGATATGTTAAACAGAAGATATCTCT CTCCAAAATGGATCAAAATGTTCGTTTTGGATGAAGCAGATGAAATGCTGAGCCGAGGGTTTAAGGATCaaatctatgagattttccaaaaattaaatacTAGTATTCAG GTggtgttgctttctgccacaatGCCAACGGATGTGTTGGAAGTGACCAAAAAATTCATGAGAGATCCAATTCGAATTTTGGTGAAAAAGGAAGAATTGACCCTTGAAGGAATCAAACAGTTTTATATTAATGTTGAAAGAGAG GAATGGAAGTTGGATACACTTTGTGACTTGTACGAGACACTGACAATTACACAGGCTGTTATTTTTCTCAATACAAGGCGCAAGGTGGACTGGCTCACAGAGAAAATGCATGCCAGGGACTTCACAGTTTCTGCCCTG CATGGTGACAtggaccagaaagaaagagaTGTTATCATGAGGGAATTTCGATCAGGGTCAAGCCGTGTTCTGATCACTACTGACCTGTTG GCTCGTGGAATTGATGTGCAACAAGTGTCATTGGTTATAAACTATGATCTACCTACCAATCGTGAAAATTATATTCACAG AATTGGCAGAGGGGGTCGATTTGGGAGGAAAGGTGTGGCTATAAACTTTGTTACTGAAGAAGACAAGAGGATTCTTCGTGACATTGAGACTTTCTACAATACTACAGTGGAGGAAATGCCAATGAATGTGGCCGACCTTATTTAA
- the EIF4A2 gene encoding eukaryotic initiation factor 4A-II isoform X1, translating to MSGGSADYNSREHGGPEGMDPDGVIESNWNEIVDNFDDMNLKESLLRGIYAYGFEKPSAIQQRAIIPCIKGYDVIAQAQSGTGKTATFAISILQQLEIEFKETQALVLAPTRELAQQIQKVILALGDYMGATCHACIGGTNVRNEMQKLQAEAPHIVVGTPGRVFDMLNRRYLSPKWIKMFVLDEADEMLSRGFKDQIYEIFQKLNTSIQVVLLSATMPTDVLEVTKKFMRDPIRILVKKEELTLEGIKQFYINVEREEWKLDTLCDLYETLTITQAVIFLNTRRKVDWLTEKMHARDFTVSALHGDMDQKERDVIMREFRSGSSRVLITTDLLARGIDVQQVSLVINYDLPTNRENYIHRIGRGGRFGRKGVAINFVTEEDKRILRDIETFYNTTVEEMPMNVADLI from the exons ATGTCTGGTGGCTCCGCGGATTATAACAG CAGAGAACATGGCGGCCCAGAGGGAATGGACCCCGATGGTGTCATCGAG aGCAACTGGAATGAGATTGTTGATAACTTTGATGATATGAACTTAAAGGAGTCTCTTCTTCGGGGCATCTATGCTTATGGTTTTGAGAAGCCATCAGCTATTCAGCAGAGAGCTATTATTCCATGTATTAAAG GGTATGATGTGATTGCTCAAGCTCAGTCAGGTACTGGCAAGACAGCCACATTTGCTATTTCCATCCTGCAACAGTTGGAGATTGAGTTCAAGGAGACCCAAGCACTAGTATTGGCCCCCACCAGAGAACTGGCTCAACAG ATCCAAAAGGTAATTCTGGCACTTGGAGATTATATGGGAGCAACTTGTCATGCCTGCATTGGTGGAACAAATGTtcgaaatgaaatgcaaaaactgCAGGCTGAAGCACCACATATTGTTGTTGGAACACCAGGGAGAGTGTTTGATATGTTAAACAGAAGATATCTCT CTCCAAAATGGATCAAAATGTTCGTTTTGGATGAAGCAGATGAAATGCTGAGCCGAGGGTTTAAGGATCaaatctatgagattttccaaaaattaaatacTAGTATTCAG GTggtgttgctttctgccacaatGCCAACGGATGTGTTGGAAGTGACCAAAAAATTCATGAGAGATCCAATTCGAATTTTGGTGAAAAAGGAAGAATTGACCCTTGAAGGAATCAAACAGTTTTATATTAATGTTGAAAGAGAG GAATGGAAGTTGGATACACTTTGTGACTTGTACGAGACACTGACAATTACACAGGCTGTTATTTTTCTCAATACAAGGCGCAAGGTGGACTGGCTCACAGAGAAAATGCATGCCAGGGACTTCACAGTTTCTGCCCTG CATGGTGACAtggaccagaaagaaagagaTGTTATCATGAGGGAATTTCGATCAGGGTCAAGCCGTGTTCTGATCACTACTGACCTGTTG GCTCGTGGAATTGATGTGCAACAAGTGTCATTGGTTATAAACTATGATCTACCTACCAATCGTGAAAATTATATTCACAG AATTGGCAGAGGGGGTCGATTTGGGAGGAAAGGTGTGGCTATAAACTTTGTTACTGAAGAAGACAAGAGGATTCTTCGTGACATTGAGACTTTCTACAATACTACAGTGGAGGAAATGCCAATGAATGTGGCCGACCTTATTTAA